The following are encoded in a window of Candida dubliniensis CD36 chromosome 4, complete sequence genomic DNA:
- a CDS encoding inositol 1,3,4,5,6-pentakisphosphate 2-kinase, putative (Similar to S. cerevisiae IPK1;~In S. cerevisiae: nuclear protein required for synthesis of 1,2,3,4,5,6-hexakisphosphate (phytate), which is integral to cell function and is required in mRNA export from the nucleus): MEISKITSPDDWEYFAKGAANILFKYTGNNDYLKRKLLRLRLLKQEEEYISTCELYDFIELRCKDLFPNQIIDIQLTVLDSNFTNKLNSQGNKLMLNERYGLLLPNILDGDYRKISLSHKCQLYFNDNHQDINSVIFEIKPKWLYDNYTDNYCRTCSLNQLKKVPRHFCPLDLLYTETIDQGLNDLFAPIPQDIYAKIEKLIPLKKLTTIYFNNPDNVFQKLKQYQKINNKNDLIKNLTSSSDVSQNLSLVMTLRDVGLFIKIEKFDKNNHIHTSHNNIKNVYRINDNESNGTKDQDQEIGTNDQEDNDEKFLITCNIYDLDLKSKMKYKHWLKVENDLQEIYNSSNPNWRYCIKYDQIQH, translated from the coding sequence ATGGAGATTTCAAAAATCACTTCACCAGATGATTGGGAATATTTTGCTAAGGGAGCTGCTAATATTTTGTTCAAATATACTGGAAATAACGATTATTTGAAACGCAAATTATTGAGATTACGATTACtcaaacaagaagaagaatatatATCCACATGTGAATTATATGATTTCATCGAATTGAGATGTAAAGATTTATTTCccaatcaaattattgatatccAATTAACAGTTTTGGATTCGAATTTTACTAATAAGTTGAATAGTCAAGGaaataaattgatgttgaatGAAAGATATGGGTTATTGTTACCTAATATATTGGATGGCGATTATAGAAAGATTTCCTTACTGCACAAATGCCAACTATACTTCAATGACAACCACCAAGATATCAATTCCGtgatttttgaaattaagCCAAAATGGTTATACGATAATTACACCGATAATTATTGTCGAACTTGTtctttaaatcaattgaaaaaagttCCAAGACATTTTTGTCCCTTGGATTTATTATATACTGAAACTATTGATCAAGGTTTGAATGATTTGTTTGCACCAATCCCGCAAGATATATATgccaaaattgaaaaattgatccctttaaagaaattaacaACAATCTATTTCAATAATCCCGATAatgtttttcaaaagttaaagcaataccaaaaaattaataataaaaacgATCTAATTAAGAACTTGACGTCTTCTAGTGATGTGTCTCAGAACCTATCCTTGGTGATGACATTAAGAGACGTTGGGttgtttatcaaaattgagaaatttgataaaaacaACCATATTCACACGTCGCACAACAACATTAAAAATGTTTATCGtataaatgataatgaacTGAATGGGACTAAAGATCAAGATCAAGAGATTGGAACAAACGATCAagaagataatgatgaaaagtTTTTAATCACGTGTAATATTtatgatttggatttgaaatcgaaaatgaaatataaacattggttaaaagttgaaaatgatttgcAAGAAATTTACAATAGTTCCAACCCTAATTGGAGATACTGTATTAAGTATgatcaaattcaacattAA
- a CDS encoding oxidoreductase, putative (Similar to Homo sapiens AIFM2;~protein encoded by putative human orthologue is an 'apoptosis-inducing factor-homologous mitochondrion-associated inducer of death'; may play a role in mediating a TP53/p53-dependent apoptosis response. Probable oxidoreductase that acts as a caspase-independent mitochondrial effector of apoptotic cell death, and binds to DNA in a sequence-independent manner: Marshall et al. (2005). J. Biol. Chem. 280:30735-30740.;~significant similarities to some dispersed regions in C albicans orf19.3362 (~~50% identity)) yields MASKVVIIGGSYAGLAALNTLKSLITKNLSTISKPISITLIEPKSGFLNILGLPKSIVNKDFASKQYVPFCDFLKFDNVISTSNDLKLQLTRNTNTDNNNLVLNYIQGKVTKLASNKISYSINDIDESSIEYDYAILATGRNRNWPVNPMASTFELYLNEIEFTNNKIEESPIISIIGGGAVGIELAAEIKLHYPNKIVNLIHPHGTLPPEPISETFKNKTLQSLKLANINVFLNTRIDTLKATAAENDRGTYNLKTTDGRTIESNLNIWATSFRNNLDYLSPDLDIRITANHNIQTNDYLQIPNIPNIYAVGDLIELSTIKSAGWAFHTGIQAGTNVYNSIVENPLQLSRIPFDQIDSHKLTIVGGEGKIIHEVKRNLEINPISMVQEYQDYRLATCKRFIGAVVK; encoded by the coding sequence ATGGCATCAAAAGTGGTAATCATTGGAGGTTCATACGCTGGGTTAGCTGCTTTAAATACATTAAAACTGTTAATTACCAAAAACTTAAGCACTATTTCAAAACCAATATCAATCACGCTAATTGAACCAAAATCAGGGTTCTTGAATATATTAGGACtaccaaaatcaattgttaaCAAAGATTTTGCAAGCAAACAATATGTTCCATTTTgtgattttttaaaatttgataatgtgATCAGTACTTCCAATGATTTAAAACTTCAATTAACAAGAAATACAAATACtgacaataacaatttggtattgaattatattcaaGGGAAAGTAACCAAATTAGCCAGCAACAAAATTAGTTACTCTATCAACGACATCGACGAATCAAGCATTGAGTATGACTATGCAATCTTAGCAACAGGAAGAAACAGAAATTGGCCAGTCAATCCAATGGCTTCTACATTTGAATTGTAtttgaatgaaattgaattcacaaacaacaaaattgaGGAAAGTCCAATTATTAGcattattggtggtggtgccGTTGGTATAGAATTGGCGgcagaaattaaattgcATTATCCTAATAAGATTgttaatttgattcatcCTCATGGCACTTTGCCACCAGAACCAATACTGGAAacattcaaaaacaaaacctTACAATCGTTAAAGCTTGCTAATATTAACGTGTTCTTAAATACAAGAATAGATACCTTAAAAGCTACAGCAGCAGAAAACGATAGGGGAACatacaatttgaaaactaCTGATGGAAGAACAATTGAgtcaaatttaaatatatgGGCTACTTCTTTCAGAAACAATCTCGATTATTTATCTCCCGATTTAGACATTCGCATAACTGCAAATCATAATATTCAAACCAATGATTATTTGCAAATACCAAACATACCAAATATTTACGCTGTGGGggatttgattgaattgtCCACAATTAAATCAGCTGGTTGGGCATTCCATACTGGAATTCAAGCTGGAACTAATGTTTATAATTCCATAGTTGAGAATCCTTTGCAATTGTCAAGAATTCCGTTTGATCAAATAGATTCTCATAAATTGACCATTGTTGGTGGTGAAGGTAAGATAATCCATGAAGTGAAGAGAAATTTGGAGATCAACCCCATATCAATGGTGCAAGAGTATCAGGATTATCGGTTAGCAACATGTAAGAGATTTATAGGGGCAGTagtcaaataa
- a CDS encoding ribosome biogenesis protein, putative (Similar to S. cerevisiae RPF1;~In S. cerevisiae: involved in the assembly of the large ribosomal subunit): MYIRDRTISSHHPFYTTEDLLHRYTIMSTSEALKNIKNKQRRQKVFAEIKHEKNKQRHKQRAERAKEERDNPELREERIAANIPDTIDSKRIYDETIAAEVEGDDEFQSYFTNLLEEPKILLTTNANAKKPAYEFADMIMDFLPNVTFIKRKKEYTMQDMAKYCSNRGFTALIVINEDKKKVNGITLINLPEGPTFYFSVSSIVDGKRIKGHGKAGDYLPEIVLNNFNSRLGKTVGRLFQSIFPHKPELQGRQVITLHNQRDYIFFRRHRYIFRNEEKVGLQELGPQFTLKLRRMQKGVRGDIVWEHRPDMERDKKKFYL, translated from the coding sequence atgtatATTCGCGATAGAACCATCTCATCTCATCACCCTTTTTATACTACAGAAGATCTACTACACCGCTATACGATCATGAGTACAAGCGAAGCATTAAAGAAcatcaaaaacaaacagCGAAGACAAAAGGTATTTGCAGAAATAAAACATGAGAAGAATAAACAACGTCATAAGCAAAGAGCAGAAAGAGCTAAGGAAGAACGAGACAATCCTGAATTGAGAGAAGAAAGAATAGCTGCTAATATTCCAGATACCATAGATAGCAAACGTATTTATGATGAAACTATAGCGGCTGAAGTTGAAGGTGATGATGAGTTTCAGTCGTATTTCACTAATTTGTTGGAAGAACCAAAAATTTTGCTAACAACAAACGCCAATGCCAAAAAACCAGCCTACGAATTTGCTGATATGATTATGGACTTTTTACCAAATGTGACATTTATCAAAAGGAAAAAGGAGTACACAATGCAAGATATGGCCAAGTACTGTTCCAATAGAGGTTTCACTGCATTGATAGTTATTAACGAAGATAAAAAGAAGGTTAATGGTATTACTCTCATCAATTTACCTGAAGGGCCaacattttatttttcagtCTCATCAATAGTTGACGGTAAGAGGATCAAAGGACATGGGAAAGCTGGTGATTATTTGCCCGAGATTGTCttgaataatttcaattcgAGATTGGGTAAAACTGTTGGAAGACTATTCCAAAGTATTTTCCCACACAAACCTGAACTTCAAGGTCGACAAGTGATCACTTTGCACAATCAACGTGATTACATTTTCTTTAGAAGACATAGATATATTTTCAGAAATGAGGAAAAGGTTGGATTGCAGGAATTGGGACCGCAATTTACATTGAAGCTAAGAAGAATGCAAAAGGGAGTACGTGGTGATATTGTTTGGGAACACAGACCAGATATGGAAAGagacaagaaaaagtttTACTTGTAG
- a CDS encoding karyopherin, putative (Similar to S. cerevisiae MSN5;~In S. cerevisiae: involved in nuclear import and export): protein MTMDSGGVQQIVSALQIVYDPKSTNDRRREAQTFLDTIKTNEESPFWGYQLALPENNGDNYIVRYFGLSLLQQSITTNFHTFDQAKTAAVKQWIIDLSTKVEPSDPHYIKEKIALLWVSIAKRVWGNHLIKSRDSHHNSVDENTTISTNLENNNKSSVSLTEQESVDGWVSMDADLLKLWNNNITCRELSLIVIRTLFEDIYLLDDPISSKRSTLLNQLSILIVTPQSVLESMYENNPNVTICKASADGWFITWSRYLVELLTNNDYKDKICQTFVPKILSAFKTCLHWINPSVLRQENIMQTLIGILTIPDVPMKILAVDCLHILFTRTYTQPEDFDFFIGSVFTSEGITKLSEFYHSLHLDPDDVDETVYSLLKKTVEMIVSLSEYLNIASRNKVSWESSDVDSYLKLVLETTSHPSLIISGLSLQMWITILRFDELSAKPQFVKLMPDLLEIAANRTINYTYDENNISKKFLDVDFDSTPDANSFLQNYRKFNEDITRITVCKDPENGLAWLENRLQVFFSSELGNRCVSEFKLGEKSEEFNYGSSQLSTIDYTLRGVTRWNEWYNREDKNTIKERLNKLVESLCERLLAMNFASPLLVRKQMQTLVHFAPLLKDVNPPLMFRALEKILTTATYPYPPNVSDEDMELIRDLRGSCGTELNRYAYMMPEGLSKIFTDLENAIANILSAKKVSDHENVALKSFLLVIAFRSSIGNKDEIFAKIVDPDLAAWSAPETEKGLMDLHWFMERIGIVEIASYFQSRGITATTNLLEAKMDEEGKLLKTKLKDHWSSIFPIRATRIFIQYSIEKLNHNSPEYLHLLKLWKPRIQPIVPHILQLLTQIQAYHDPQNWKDLPIEVQSFVKESCTERFWQQGVSIQSKETFMEENVKAALTLRDFADSVGHLIRYTREYAFLTVGSIAQLEDTLYEIPGIASMIWKAVAGDTIGVTLHSWKHMINSCLRVVIKFCPVKYVEVFMSELLPAVFLDLDKLLVDRWTKINGNGIQLQGNEDDETLSEEMMEEHMLRQLTATVVRLLMDVVGQYNARPATDTQFACKKLVAENKEVLAPFLQICCHLFLFKDTKCSFNTILVIRNILPEVLLKDDEVDKYLSDHLIKSLLEVLLDDYFAETHSEAAIALTTLYCALRSKNDYPARILIQNLQNINTRDISNFESQLVNSKSLRHQRGALIDLVRRSKNQEVDEMTKRKKELEAVSIANRKKRNGGVDVMNDPYTENGALGQLFGED from the coding sequence ATGACAATGGATAGTGGAGGCGTTCAACAGATAGTATCTGCATTGCAAATAGTGTATGACCCCAAATCGACAAATGATCGAAGAAGAGAGGCACAGACCTTTTTAGATACCATCAAAACAAACGAGGAAAGTCCGTTCTGGGGTTATCAATTGGCATTGCCAGAAAATAATGGCGACAATTACATTGTAAGGTACTTTGGGTTGTCACTATTACAGCAATCGATAACTACAAATTTTCACACTTTTGATCAAGCAAAGACAGCTGCTGTAAAGCAGTggataattgatttatccACCAAAGTTGAACCAAGTGATCCTCATTACATCAAAGAGAAGATTGCTTTGTTATGGGTTTCAATAGCAAAGAGAGTTTGGGGAAATCATCTAATCAAATCGAGGGACTCTCATCACAACAGTGTAGATGAAAACACAACAATATCGACAAACCTagagaataataataaactgTCGGTCTCTCTCACGGAACAAGAGTCCGTCGATGGCTGGGTATCTATGGATGCCGATTTATTAAAGTTGTGGAATAACAACATAACATGCCGAGAACTATCTTTGATTGTTATTAGAACATTGTTTGAAGACATTTATTTGTTGGATGATCCAATTTCCTCCAAAAGAAGCACactattgaatcaattatcaattttgattGTGACTCCTCAAAGTGTATTAGAGTCTATGTATGAGAACAATCCTAACGTCACAATTTGCAAGGCTCTGGCTGATGGGTGGTTTATAACATGGTCGAGATATTTGGTTGAGTTGTTAACTAACAACGACTATAAAGATAAGATCTGCCAAACATTTGTGCCCAAGATATTATCGGCATTTAAAACTTGCTTACATTGGATCAACCCCTCCGTATTAAGACAAGAGAATATCATGCAAACGTTAATTGGTATATTAACTATCCCTGATGTGccaatgaaaattttaGCCGTTGATTGCTTGCATATTTTGTTTACGAGAACTTACACCCAACCTGAAGATTTTGACTTCTTCATTGGTTCAGTATTTACCAGTGAGGGCATAACAAAATTAAGCGAGTTTTATCATTCATTACATTTAGATCCTGATGATGTAGACGAAACTGTTTATTCACTCTTGAAGAAAACAGTGGAAATGATCGTGTCCTTGAGTGAATACTTGAATATTGCTTCGAGAAATAAAGTTTCGTGGGAAAGTTCTGATGTTGATAGctatttgaaattggtaTTGGAAACCACAAGCCACCCTAGTTTGATAATTAGTGGTTTATCGTTGCAAATGTGGATCACCATATTGAGATTCGATGAGTTAAGTGCGAAACCTCAATTTGTAAAACTCATGCCAGACTTGCTAGAGATTGCTGCCAATAGAACCATAAATTATACCTACGATGAAAACAACATCTCAAAAAAGTTTTTGGACGTTGATTTCGATTCAACTCCAGATGCCAATTCGTTTCTACAAAACTACAGAAAATTCAATGAAGATATAACACGTATCACTGTGTGCAAGGATCCTGAAAATGGATTAGCATGGCTCGAAAATAGACTTCAAGTATTTTTTAGCTCGGAATTAGGTAACAGATGCGTCAGCGAATTTAAATTAGGTGAAAAGTCAGAAGAGTTCAATTATGGATCGTCTCAACTTAGCACAATTGATTACACTTTACGTGGTGTCACTCGTTGGAATGAATGGTATAATCGGGAGGACAAAAATACAATTAAGGAGagattaaataaattggtTGAATCTTTATGTGAACGTTTATTGGCAATGAATTTTGCCAGCCCATTATTGGTTAGAAAGCAGATGCAAACATTAGTTCATTTTGCTCCACTTTTGAAGGATGTCAACCCACCGCTCATGTTTAGAGCTTTAGAAAAGATTCTTACTACTGCGACTTACCCTTATCCACCTAATGTATCGGATGAGGATATGGAATTGATTCGAGATTTAAGAGGTAGCTGTGGAACCGAATTAAATAGATATGCCTACATGATGCCTGAAGGATTGAGCAAGATATTTACTGATTTAGAGAATGCCATTGCCAATATATTATCTGCAAAAAAAGTCAGTGATCATGAAAATGTTGCACTCAAATCGTTTCTTTTGGTAATTGCGTTTAGGTCGTCTATTGGTAATAAGGATGAAATATTTGCAAAGATTGTCGATCCAGATTTAGCCGCATGGTCTGCACCCGAGACGGAGAAAGGGTTAATGGATTTACATTGGTTTATGGAAAGAATTGgtattgttgaaattgctTCCTATTTCCAGAGTCGTGGAATAACTGCCACTACGAACCTTTTGGAGGCAAAAATGGATGAAGAAGgtaaattgttgaaaacaAAGTTAAAGGATCACTGGTCTTCTATTTTCCCAATAAGAGCGACAAGAATTTTTATTCAGTATAGTATAGAGAAATTGAACCATAATTCTCCTGAGTATTTACATCTATTGAAACTTTGGAAACCAAGAATTCAACCGATTGTGCCGCATATTTTGCAACTATTGACACAAATTCAAGCTTATCATGATCCTCAGAATTGGAAAGATTTACCAATCGAAGTTCAATCGTTTGTTAAAGAGAGTTGTACCGAAAGATTTTGGCAGCAAGGAGTATCTATTCAATCGAAAGAAACATTTATGGAGGAGAATGTGAAAGCTGCTTTGACTTTAAGGGATTTTGCCGATTCGGTGGGGCATTTGATTAGATATACTCGAGAATATGCATTTTTAACTGTGGGCTCAATAGCTCAATTGGAAGACACATTGTATGAAATTCCTGGCATTGCACTGATGATCTGGAAGGCCGTGGCGGGTGATACAATTGGTGTCACATTACATAGTTGGAAGCATATGATAAACAGTTGCTTACGAGTAGTTATTAAGTTTTGTCCTGTGAAGTATGTTGAAGTATTTATGAGTGAATTATTACCAGCAGTGTTCTTAGACTTGGACAAATTACTTGTTGATAGATGGACTAAAATAAATGGCAATGGGATACAATTGCAAGGAAACGAAGATGACGAAACTTTGTCGGAAGAGATGATGGAAGAACACATGTTAAGGCAATTGACTGCAACTGTTGTGAGATTATTGATGGATGTTGTTGGTCAATATAATGCTAGACCAGCCACTGACACTCAGTTTGCATGCAAGAAATTAGTAGCTGAGAATAAGGAGGTTTTAGCCCCATTCCTACAAATATGTTGtcatttgtttttgttcaaAGATACAAAGTGTTCGTTCAATACTATTTTGGTAATACGTAACATCTTGCCCGAAGTCTTGTTAAAGGACGACGAAGTTGATAAATATCTTTCTGATCACCTTATCAAGTCTTTGCTTGAGGTATTGCttgatgattattttgCTGAGACGCATAGTGAAGCTGCAATTGCATTAACAACTTTGTATTGTGCTTTGAGATCTAAAAACGATTACCCAGCCAGGATTTTGATTCagaatttacaaaatataaataccCGAGACATTAGTAATTTTGAATCACAGTTGGTCAATTCAAAATCCTTGCGACACCAAAGAGGTGCTTTGATAGATTTAGTGAGAAGATCTAAAAACCAAGAAGTTGATGAAATGaccaaaagaaagaaagagttGGAAGCAGTTTCTATTGCTAATAGAAAGAAGAGAAATGGTGGTGTTGATGTCATGAATGATCCGTATACTGAAAATGGTGCATTGGGACAATTGTTTGGCGAAGATTAA
- a CDS encoding DNA repair protein, putative (Similar to S. cerevisiae MKT1;~product assignment based on presence of the XPG N-terminal domain (Pfam: PF00752)): MPITSLESYLFERKLAHTSSIEILENAVIGIDVEHYLSRIYTFKKEQFLPAIGGAPSSLRDYIKSDLKVFQEFNIKPIFVISGLQTQLQQKYKNDLNEFDTQHVENIWNKINTKDPYSHGSHHQHPHFHNAIIENFRNLNESLPIYSMINYIIKFFLEFDIDYMISPYDASFQLSYFYQRGVIDSVYGSTDLLLTKIDKFILGMEFQSKDFKFVNKSKVLKALNLNEQQFLDLCIIVGCGIQPETFPLFPALSNKPPSGGSVSSSSSTSSFGMGSSAVVSGGAGGTVVGPGAGSQLNYFKIGLDTLYQYAQFSGDNSSLLGYIISLNNPKLLDLYYKGVCSIRYIPILNQEGYVELYHAAMAKLGLSENIDYLHEEEEDVGGEVQEEKQEGKIGNAEGKPTKQETGQEGDASDERSSIDSSISHRSVRIPNDVHEIISQRLPPELYFYQSMGLLPLSLLGSIVKGELEIRPPIEGSTGSKSNESYKNLITSKFYEELLDSQFNLLTQFLARYYQVKKIRVKYWFKNDILELNNRFTPPISKKLNKFILANDGNGENFVINRFFQSRLDGEYTSTKTVETKDDIISTVLLRVLHLYGIVNEKSELLTIGRILVEFAKSADNEVSQEEVEHIILLVLLLNSKVLTLNEPSKEYTDVSNYYKTSMLNQQQNPNQFSKQGLTADVIKKITLISRIFSFKKLNVSPINYQGPISRSLLNFRSHVEFINHNLINTLQLVLIDFVVRQEQNNIKTEYETKDDWYKLIDQLPFYKGLDNTLMGVISEIYFEMAIKQKQEQPQLTKQEIIKNCQNHLSEHIFLVNIPSFNINVNGVNSTSRSQLIDDFKGGVEWWKKFIILIDIINKTDKKLVDDNLYREIKQTDEFLKEFV; this comes from the coding sequence ATGCCAATCACATCACTTGAATCGTACTTATTTGAACGCAAATTAGCACACACAAGCTCTATTGAGATCTTAGAAAATGCCGTTATCGGGATCGACGTTGAACACTATTTGAGTCGAATTTACACTTTTAAAAAGGAACAATTTTTGCCAGCAATTGGAGGAGCACCTTCCTCATTAAGAGATTATATTAAATCAGACTTGAAGGTGTTTCAAGAGTTTAATATTAAACCCATTTTTGTTATATCTGGGTTACAAACTCAATTGCAACAAAAGtataaaaatgatttgaaCGAATTTGATACACAGCATGttgaaaatatttggaataaaattaataccAAGGATCCTTACAGTCATGGttctcatcatcaacatccTCATTTTCACAATGCCATAATTGAGAATTTCCGgaatttaaatgaatcatTGCCGATCTATTCCATGATTAACtatataatcaaattcttcttaGAATTTGACATTGATTATATGATAAGTCCCTACGATGCATCGTTTCAATTGTCATATTTTTATCAACGTGGAGTCATCGACTCAGTATATGGTTCAACCGATTTGTTACTTACTAAAATTGATAAGTTTATTTTAGGAATGGAATTTCAATCAAAggatttcaaatttgtcAATAAAAGTAAAGTACTAAAGgcattgaatttaaatgaaCAGCAGTTTCTTGATTTGTGTATAATTGTTGGCTGTGGGATCCAACCGGAAACTTTCCCGCTATTCCCAGCATTATCCAATAAACCACCTTCGGGGGGAAGTGTGTCATCATCTTCGTCAACATCCTCATTTGGAATGGGTAGCTCTGCTGTTGTTAGTGGTGGTGCTGGTGGTACTGTTGTTGGACCAGGTGCTGGGTCGCAgttgaattatttcaagATTGGATTGGATACTCTTTATCAGTATGCTCAATTCAGCGGAGACAATTCGAGTTTATTGGGGTATATTATTTCTCTTAATAATCCTAAATTATTAGACTTGTATTACAAGGGTGTGTGTTCTATCCGGTATATACCGATTTTAAACCAGGAAGGGTATGTCGAATTGTACCATGCTGCTATGGCCAAATTAGGATTGAgtgaaaatattgattatttgcatgaggaagaagaagatgtcGGTGGTGAAgtacaagaagaaaagcaGGAAGGTAAAATTGGAAATGCAGAGGGTaaaccaacaaaacaagaaacaGGACAAGAGGGTGACGCAAGTGATGAAAGATCAAGTATTGATTCTAGTATTTCCCATAGATCAGTGAGGATCCCAAATGATGTTCATGAAATCATATCACAAAGATTACCACCTGAACTCTATTTTTACCAATCTATGGGATTATTGCCTTTGTCATTATTGGGATCAATAGTGAAAGGAGAATTAGAAATAAGACCACCAATAGAAGGTAGCACTGGCAGCAAGAGTAATGAATCGtacaagaatttgattacCCTGAAGTTTTATGAGGAATTGTTAGATTcacaattcaatttattaactCAGTTTTTGGCTAGATATTATCAAGTAAAAAAGATTAGAGTTAAATATTGGTTTAAAAACGATATTttagaattgaataatcGATTCACACCCCCAATTAGcaagaaattgaacaaatttattcttGCTAATGATGGGAATGGTGAAAATTTTGTCATTAATAGGTTTTTCCAATCCAGGCTTGATGGCGAATATACTTCAACCAAAACTGTTGAGACAAAGGATGATATTATTTCCACTGTCTTATTGAGAGTGTTGCATCTTTATGGAATTGTGAATGAAAAATCGGAGCTATTGACCATTGGAAGAATATTGGTCGAATTTGCCAAGAGTGCTGATAACGAAGTGAGTCAAGAAGAGGTTGAGCATATAATATTGcttgtattattattgaattcaaaagtATTGACATTAAATGAACCAAGCAAAGAGTATACTGATGTTTCTAATTATTACAAAACAAGTAtgttaaatcaacaacaaaacccCAATCAATTCAGCAAACAAGGTCTTACAGCTGATGTGATTAAAAAGATCACCTTAATTTCAAGGATATTCTCgttcaagaaattaaatgtTTCACCAATTAATTATCAAGGCCCGATTTCTAGAAGCTTATTGAACTTTAGAAGTCATGTTGAATTCATCAACCACAATTTGATTAACACTTTGCAGTTGGTCCTCATTGATTTCGTAGTTCGACAGGAgcaaaataatattaaaactGAATATGAAACTAAAGATGATTGGTACAAATTGATTGACCAATTGCCATTTTATAAAGGTTTGGATAATACATTAATGGGTGTGATTAGtgaaatttattttgaaatggcaattaaacaaaaacaagaacaacCACAATTGACGAAGCAAGAAATAATTAAGAATTGTCAAAATCATTTGAGTGAGCATATATTTTTGGTTAATATTCCATCCTTTAACATTAATGTCAATGGTGTTAACTCGACTTCTAGATCGCAATTAATCGATGATTTCAAAGGAGGGGTAGAGTGGTGGAAGAAATTcataatattgattgatatcATAAATAAAACTGACAAGAAGTTGGTGGATGATAATTTGTATCGAgaaatcaaacaaacagACGAGTTTTTGAAAGAGTTTGTATAG